A part of Fimbriiglobus ruber genomic DNA contains:
- a CDS encoding IS66 family transposase: MNLSASTDGNDSGREVATPAAASWPEVIAGIRDDDRTPLVLLLLKVIEEYSQRIADLETELTQLTGEITQLKGGPKKPASNSKPSKLSKPFTPPLPDGKRPGSQKRSKTHDLPIHAEVPVTPKPLPPDAKLLRRDAFVVQDLVIKTHNTRYWLETWQAPTGEWIRGELPAGIRGHFGPGLLGFVLQQHYAAHVPQSRLLEELRDYGVDISAGQVNNMLTENHAAFHAEKDALLPTALQVFTCLNVDDSGAPHQGRYGSCLCICNEFFTSFHSSDTKERSKFLDVLRCGRIDYVLNEHAWAYLTRQGLPAKIWPLLQAEVSTGDVGERPFVTRTFADVSAWNQHLDGLGIDNAKHRQTMTEAALLGSAIAHGLSPNLGLVSDGSAIYALFVHGLCWIHQERNLAKLTPCGREQCQAMEEVLTAVWQLYADLKAYRLAPTPSQAELLRARFDAIVGRTTIWPELNAALQRMAGKKADLLRVLDRPDLPLHTNTAERDFRDWATKRKISAGTRGELGKRCRDTFLSLKSTCKKLGVRFTSYLQDRILKAGELLPLSELVRQRAAGSATI, translated from the coding sequence ATGAACCTTTCCGCGAGTACTGACGGCAACGACTCCGGCCGGGAGGTGGCAACACCCGCGGCGGCGTCATGGCCAGAAGTCATCGCGGGCATCCGCGACGACGACAGAACCCCTCTCGTGCTTCTCTTGCTGAAGGTGATCGAAGAGTACTCCCAACGCATTGCGGATCTCGAAACCGAACTTACGCAACTCACGGGAGAGATCACACAACTCAAGGGAGGTCCGAAGAAACCCGCGTCCAACAGCAAGCCCAGCAAGTTAAGCAAGCCCTTCACTCCTCCATTGCCCGATGGCAAGAGGCCCGGTTCGCAGAAGCGTTCGAAGACCCACGATCTGCCGATTCACGCCGAGGTTCCGGTCACGCCGAAACCGTTGCCGCCCGACGCGAAGTTGTTGCGTCGCGATGCGTTCGTCGTGCAGGATCTGGTGATCAAAACACACAACACGCGGTATTGGTTGGAAACCTGGCAGGCGCCGACGGGGGAGTGGATTCGTGGCGAACTGCCGGCGGGAATTCGCGGGCATTTCGGTCCCGGATTGCTTGGTTTCGTGTTGCAACAGCATTACGCGGCCCACGTTCCCCAGAGTCGCCTTCTCGAAGAATTGCGGGATTACGGCGTCGACATTTCCGCGGGCCAAGTCAACAACATGTTGACCGAGAATCACGCGGCGTTTCACGCAGAGAAGGACGCCTTGTTGCCGACGGCCTTGCAGGTTTTCACCTGCCTGAACGTGGACGATTCGGGGGCTCCCCACCAGGGACGTTACGGTTCGTGTCTGTGCATTTGCAATGAATTCTTCACGTCCTTCCACAGCAGCGACACGAAAGAGCGGAGCAAATTCCTGGATGTGCTGCGTTGCGGTCGGATCGATTATGTGCTGAACGAGCATGCCTGGGCCTACCTGACGCGACAGGGGTTGCCTGCCAAAATCTGGCCGTTGTTGCAAGCCGAGGTGTCGACCGGCGACGTGGGGGAGCGTCCGTTCGTGACACGGACGTTCGCGGATGTGTCGGCCTGGAATCAGCATTTGGATGGCCTGGGAATCGACAACGCGAAGCATCGTCAAACGATGACGGAGGCGGCGTTGCTGGGCAGCGCGATTGCTCACGGCCTATCGCCGAACTTGGGCCTCGTCAGCGATGGCTCGGCGATTTATGCCCTGTTCGTTCATGGCTTGTGCTGGATTCACCAGGAACGCAATCTGGCCAAGTTGACGCCGTGTGGCCGTGAGCAATGTCAAGCGATGGAAGAGGTGTTGACGGCGGTCTGGCAACTGTACGCCGACTTGAAGGCGTATCGTTTGGCGCCGACGCCGAGCCAGGCCGAGTTGCTGCGAGCGCGTTTCGATGCCATCGTCGGCCGCACGACCATCTGGCCGGAGTTGAACGCGGCGTTGCAGCGTATGGCGGGCAAGAAAGCGGACTTGTTACGGGTTCTGGATCGTCCGGACCTGCCGCTGCACACCAACACGGCCGAGCGTGATTTTCGGGACTGGGCGACGAAGCGGAAGATCAGTGCCGGCACGCGTGGCGAGTTGGGCAAGCGTTGCCGGGATACGTTTTTGAGTTTGAAGTCGACGTGCAAGAAGCTGGGAGTTCGCTTTACGTCCTACCTTCAGGATCGAATCCTGAAGGCGGGAGAGTTACTTCCTTTATCGGAGTTGGTCCGCCAGAGAGCGGCCGGTTCCGCAACGATATAG
- the alaS gene encoding alanine--tRNA ligase: protein MPTSTEIRQQFIDFFCQKHGHTFVPSSSVVPLDDPTLLFANAGMNQFKPYFLGTEKPPYKRAANTQKCIRAGGKHNDLDDVGKDTYHHTFFEMLGNWSFGDYFKKEAIAWAWELLTDVWKMDKSRLHVTVFEGDPANGIPRDDEAADYWRAVGVPDAHIHLGNKKDNFWEMGNTGPCGPCTEIHYDHTPDKSGGPLVNKGTDQVIEIWNNVFIQFNRNADQSLTPLPAKHVDTGMGFERVTKVLQGKSSNYDTDVFTPIFEAIQSVTGAPAYTGKLEDLKDTAYRVIADHIRMLTFALTDGGVPSNVGRGYVIRSVLRRAERYGWQQFGLKEPFLYKLVPTVVEHMGAAFPELKRDPKKVQDVIRDEEKSFLRTLGRGIKLFAEAADRARKNNGVVSGKDAFDLHTTHGLFIDITTQMALEAGLTVDRADYERRWVIFTTPTNNARPVVSAIKGDLPKTDDSPKYQPTPIDATVVGWVKDNTVTREGTLAAGEAVALLLDRTNFYAEQGGQVGDAGMIRSPSGADFVIEDTLRLGDAVLHIGRLEQGELAVGEKVQAEVGATRPDTMKNHTATHLMNLALREVLGGHVEQKGSLVDADKTRFDFSHDRPLTPDEIRAVEARVNQAVAADQPVAAITMPLAEAKKLPGVRAVFGEKYPDPVRVVMVGAETPADVTADLSVEFCGGTHVPRTGTIGYFKIVEQGGVAKGVRRVTAVTGRAATETVRKMTAVVDDLTARFQCKVDDLPARVDALQEEIKKLQAQLKKGVAADLSGTVDKLVDAAPEVNGVKLVVGQLPAAPVDQVRTQVDRVRQKVKSAFVVFGWAEDDGKAPLIVALTSDLLAKGLKAGDVIKPLAEIVGGKGGGKPDLAQAGGKDASKLPEAMAKALELGRELLTK from the coding sequence ATGCCGACGTCGACCGAGATCCGCCAGCAGTTCATCGACTTCTTCTGCCAGAAGCACGGGCACACGTTCGTCCCGTCCAGCAGCGTCGTCCCGCTCGACGACCCGACGCTCCTGTTCGCCAACGCCGGCATGAACCAGTTCAAGCCGTACTTCCTCGGGACCGAGAAGCCGCCGTACAAGCGGGCCGCGAATACGCAGAAGTGCATCCGAGCCGGCGGCAAGCACAACGACCTCGACGACGTCGGCAAGGACACGTACCACCACACGTTCTTCGAGATGCTCGGGAACTGGAGCTTCGGCGACTACTTCAAGAAGGAAGCCATCGCCTGGGCGTGGGAACTGCTCACCGACGTCTGGAAGATGGACAAGTCCCGCCTGCACGTCACCGTGTTCGAGGGCGACCCCGCGAACGGCATCCCGCGCGACGACGAGGCGGCCGATTACTGGCGGGCCGTCGGCGTGCCGGACGCGCACATCCACCTCGGCAACAAGAAGGACAACTTCTGGGAAATGGGCAACACCGGCCCGTGCGGCCCGTGTACCGAGATCCACTACGACCACACGCCCGACAAGTCCGGCGGCCCGCTAGTGAACAAGGGGACCGACCAAGTCATCGAGATCTGGAACAACGTCTTCATCCAGTTCAACCGGAACGCGGACCAGAGCCTCACCCCGCTGCCGGCCAAGCACGTCGACACCGGGATGGGCTTCGAGCGCGTCACCAAGGTGCTTCAGGGCAAGTCGAGTAACTACGACACGGACGTGTTCACGCCGATCTTTGAAGCGATTCAAAGCGTCACCGGCGCCCCGGCCTACACCGGCAAGCTCGAAGACCTCAAGGACACCGCTTACCGCGTCATTGCCGACCACATCCGGATGTTGACGTTCGCGCTGACGGACGGCGGTGTGCCGTCGAACGTCGGCCGCGGGTACGTGATTCGGTCGGTCTTGCGGCGGGCCGAGCGGTACGGGTGGCAGCAGTTCGGCCTGAAGGAGCCGTTCCTTTACAAGCTGGTGCCGACGGTCGTCGAACACATGGGCGCCGCATTCCCGGAACTCAAGCGCGACCCGAAAAAGGTTCAGGACGTCATCCGGGACGAGGAGAAGAGCTTCCTCCGGACCCTGGGCCGGGGCATCAAACTATTCGCCGAAGCGGCCGACCGTGCGCGGAAGAATAACGGCGTCGTGAGCGGAAAAGACGCGTTCGACCTGCACACGACGCACGGCCTCTTCATCGACATCACCACCCAGATGGCCCTCGAAGCCGGCCTGACGGTGGACCGGGCAGATTACGAGCGGCGCTGGGTGATTTTCACCACGCCGACCAACAACGCCCGGCCGGTCGTCTCGGCCATCAAGGGCGACCTGCCCAAGACCGACGACTCGCCCAAGTACCAGCCCACGCCCATCGACGCGACCGTTGTCGGCTGGGTGAAGGACAACACCGTTACCCGCGAGGGCACTCTGGCCGCGGGCGAAGCGGTCGCGCTGCTGCTCGACCGGACGAACTTTTACGCCGAACAAGGCGGGCAGGTCGGCGACGCCGGCATGATCCGCTCGCCGTCGGGGGCGGACTTCGTCATCGAAGACACGCTCCGACTCGGCGACGCGGTGTTACACATCGGCCGTTTGGAGCAGGGCGAACTCGCGGTCGGCGAGAAGGTGCAGGCCGAGGTCGGGGCCACGCGGCCGGACACGATGAAGAACCACACCGCCACGCACCTGATGAATCTCGCCCTCCGCGAAGTCCTCGGCGGCCACGTCGAGCAGAAGGGCAGCCTCGTCGACGCGGACAAGACGCGGTTCGACTTCAGCCACGACAGGCCACTCACGCCCGACGAGATCCGGGCCGTCGAAGCGCGGGTGAATCAGGCCGTGGCCGCGGACCAACCCGTCGCGGCGATCACGATGCCGCTGGCCGAGGCGAAGAAGTTGCCGGGCGTCCGAGCCGTATTCGGGGAGAAGTACCCGGACCCGGTGCGGGTCGTCATGGTCGGGGCCGAGACCCCGGCGGACGTGACCGCCGACCTGTCGGTCGAATTCTGCGGCGGCACGCACGTCCCGCGGACGGGCACGATCGGGTACTTCAAGATCGTCGAGCAGGGCGGCGTAGCGAAGGGCGTCCGCCGCGTAACGGCCGTCACCGGCCGCGCGGCGACGGAGACGGTGCGGAAGATGACGGCCGTGGTCGATGACCTGACCGCCCGGTTCCAGTGCAAGGTGGACGACCTGCCGGCCCGGGTCGACGCGCTCCAGGAGGAGATCAAGAAGCTCCAGGCCCAACTCAAGAAGGGCGTGGCGGCCGACCTGTCCGGGACGGTAGACAAGTTGGTCGACGCGGCTCCGGAGGTGAACGGCGTGAAGCTGGTGGTCGGCCAGCTCCCGGCCGCCCCGGTCGATCAGGTGCGGACACAGGTGGACCGGGTGCGCCAGAAAGTGAAGTCGGCATTCGTCGTGTTCGGCTGGGCCGAGGACGACGGCAAAGCCCCACTCATTGTCGCCCTGACCAGCGACCTGCTCGCCAAGGGACTGAAGGCCGGCGACGTCATCAAGCCGCTGGCGGAGATCGTCGGCGGCAAAGGCGGCGGCAAGCCCGACCTGGCCCAAGCCGGCGGGAAGGATGCGAGCAAGCTCCCGGAAGCGATGGCGAAGGCGTTGGAATTGGGGCGAGAGCTACTGACGAAATAG
- a CDS encoding DUF1501 domain-containing protein gives MFNPFSAQFRDCDGVHRRDLLKIGVLGGLGLTLPGLFARRAAADQIRTSQDVNCIVIWTRGGTSHHDTFDPKPDAPQSVRGEFGVVDTTVPGVKFTEILPRMARELKRFSVLRSWNPKNGGHGVADQYVLSGRPVNPALIYPTYGSVVSHQKGFKTRMPPFVQLGDNVDRVNGGGTAGYLGQEHNPFEIHANPNADKFAVRDITPPPGVDGARLRRRRGMLETMDALQRQADVRPGAFEAMDQHQKAALNLITAPETKVAFNLGDEDPRLRDRYGRNPFGQSCLLARRLIEAGVRLVTVSDGGWDTHAGNFASLKTNLVPRIDQGFPALLADLEDRGMLDTTLVIWLTDFGRTPKVNSAGGRDHWASAGSIVAAGAGIPGGTVIGRTDEEGGRPTHDEYFTEDVAATIYTKLGIPLELITTTPDGRPIRLNEGRPIREWM, from the coding sequence ATGTTCAACCCCTTTTCCGCGCAGTTCCGCGATTGTGACGGCGTCCACCGTCGCGACCTGTTGAAAATCGGCGTCCTCGGCGGCCTGGGCCTCACGCTGCCCGGGCTGTTCGCCCGCCGGGCCGCGGCCGACCAGATTCGCACGAGCCAGGACGTGAACTGTATCGTGATCTGGACCCGCGGGGGCACCAGCCACCACGACACCTTCGACCCCAAGCCGGACGCCCCGCAGAGCGTCCGCGGCGAATTCGGCGTCGTCGACACGACCGTCCCGGGCGTGAAGTTCACCGAAATCTTGCCGCGGATGGCCCGTGAACTCAAGCGGTTTTCGGTCCTCCGCAGCTGGAACCCGAAGAACGGCGGTCACGGCGTCGCCGACCAGTACGTCCTCTCCGGACGGCCCGTCAACCCGGCCCTCATCTACCCGACCTACGGGTCGGTCGTCAGCCATCAGAAGGGCTTCAAGACGCGGATGCCGCCGTTCGTCCAGCTCGGCGACAACGTGGACCGCGTGAACGGCGGTGGGACAGCCGGGTATCTCGGGCAGGAACACAACCCGTTCGAGATCCACGCCAACCCGAACGCCGACAAGTTCGCCGTTCGCGACATCACGCCGCCGCCCGGCGTGGACGGCGCCCGCCTCCGTCGCCGGCGCGGGATGCTCGAAACGATGGACGCCCTGCAACGGCAGGCGGACGTCCGGCCCGGCGCGTTTGAGGCGATGGACCAGCACCAGAAGGCGGCTCTCAACCTGATCACCGCGCCGGAGACGAAGGTCGCCTTCAACCTCGGGGACGAAGACCCGCGGCTCCGCGACCGGTACGGCCGCAACCCGTTCGGTCAGTCGTGCCTGCTCGCCCGCCGGTTGATCGAAGCCGGCGTCCGGCTCGTCACCGTGTCCGACGGCGGGTGGGACACGCACGCCGGGAACTTCGCCTCGCTGAAGACCAACCTCGTCCCGCGAATCGACCAAGGGTTTCCGGCTCTGCTGGCCGACCTGGAAGACCGCGGGATGCTCGACACCACCCTGGTGATTTGGCTGACCGACTTCGGCCGGACGCCCAAGGTCAACTCGGCCGGCGGCCGCGACCACTGGGCGTCGGCCGGCAGCATCGTCGCGGCCGGGGCCGGTATCCCCGGCGGGACCGTCATCGGCCGGACCGACGAGGAGGGCGGTCGGCCGACGCACGACGAGTATTTCACCGAAGACGTGGCCGCCACGATCTACACCAAGCTCGGCATCCCCCTCGAACTGATTACCACGACGCCGGACGGCCGCCCCATCCGACTCAACGAAGGCCGGCCGATCCGCGAATGGATGTGA
- a CDS encoding DUF3309 family protein, which translates to MGILEIVLLVIIVMALFGGGYGYSRRADWGAAPSGVLSLLVLVLLVVLVMRVV; encoded by the coding sequence ATGGGTATTCTCGAAATCGTCCTGCTAGTCATTATCGTCATGGCGCTATTCGGCGGAGGATACGGCTATAGCCGCCGCGCGGATTGGGGGGCGGCGCCGTCGGGCGTTCTGAGCCTGTTGGTTCTGGTCCTGCTCGTGGTCCTCGTCATGCGAGTGGTTTGA
- a CDS encoding acyltransferase family protein: protein MDAKHSRDDFLFLDSVRGIAAVVVVVWHQIVAFLPALKGGPTVPPPWVTMFYNGDFAVDLFFVLSGFVLSLSFVRGGGVESLRSAAVRRYFRLAVPVGASVFLSYLLLRFGLYYNRQAAVAAGFSPGYWLDVWNNFPASRSGALTEAVYKAFFAFEVPRTYNTYNNILWTMQIEFAGSLFVFAFHALFGGLRNRFWAYLVLAVVLICKGWVSGLEFLVGAAFCDLLGGRAPRPGAGALSVAVGAVCLVAVLAGMVIGGATPDWLTQKFGPPSSVTVERLAACHRTVGALLLLAGYTYSAWGRWLLTRRPLVFLGRISFPLYLVHILVELSLGCYVYLVCRQDGWSHLDAVLACAAVTIAVSIFLAWIGSWTVEPASIWLGRWVYATIFRRDQLPAYKLIEHAPETAAADRETARVRETARDKP from the coding sequence ATGGATGCGAAACATTCGCGGGACGATTTTTTGTTCCTGGACTCCGTCCGCGGCATCGCCGCGGTGGTCGTGGTGGTCTGGCACCAGATCGTCGCTTTTCTCCCCGCACTGAAAGGCGGGCCGACGGTTCCCCCGCCGTGGGTGACCATGTTTTATAACGGCGATTTCGCCGTCGACCTGTTCTTCGTCCTCAGCGGCTTCGTGCTGTCGCTCTCGTTCGTTCGCGGGGGCGGAGTCGAATCACTCCGGTCGGCGGCCGTCCGACGGTACTTCCGGCTGGCCGTCCCGGTGGGCGCGTCAGTTTTCCTGTCCTACCTGCTCCTCCGGTTCGGCCTGTACTACAACCGGCAGGCGGCCGTGGCGGCCGGCTTCTCGCCCGGCTACTGGCTGGACGTCTGGAACAACTTCCCGGCGTCGCGGTCCGGGGCGCTCACCGAGGCGGTTTACAAGGCCTTCTTCGCGTTTGAAGTCCCCCGGACTTACAACACTTATAACAACATTCTTTGGACGATGCAGATCGAGTTCGCCGGTTCGCTATTCGTGTTCGCCTTCCACGCCCTATTCGGCGGTCTCCGCAATCGGTTCTGGGCGTATCTGGTCCTGGCCGTCGTGTTGATCTGCAAGGGGTGGGTGTCCGGGCTCGAGTTCCTGGTCGGCGCCGCCTTCTGCGACCTGCTCGGCGGGCGCGCGCCGCGGCCGGGGGCCGGGGCCCTGTCGGTGGCCGTCGGAGCGGTTTGTCTGGTCGCGGTGCTGGCTGGGATGGTGATCGGGGGAGCGACCCCGGACTGGCTGACCCAGAAGTTCGGCCCCCCGTCCTCCGTCACCGTCGAACGGCTGGCCGCCTGCCACAGGACGGTCGGCGCCCTTCTCTTACTGGCTGGGTATACTTACTCCGCCTGGGGCCGGTGGCTCCTGACCCGCCGGCCGCTCGTGTTCCTCGGCCGGATTTCGTTCCCGCTCTACCTGGTTCACATCCTGGTCGAACTTTCGCTCGGGTGTTACGTCTACCTCGTTTGCCGCCAGGACGGGTGGTCGCACCTCGACGCGGTCCTCGCGTGTGCCGCGGTCACCATCGCCGTGTCGATCTTCCTCGCGTGGATCGGCTCCTGGACCGTCGAGCCGGCGTCGATCTGGCTCGGCCGGTGGGTGTACGCGACGATCTTTCGGCGAGACCAACTTCCCGCTTACAAGCTCATCGAACACGCGCCCGAAACGGCCGCGGCCGACCGCGAGACCGCCCGGGTGCGGGAAACCGCTCGGGACAAACCTTGA
- a CDS encoding polyprenol monophosphomannose synthase → MAAPAAPPSSPPGPPAAPRILVSLATYNERGNLAPLIAEIRKYAPNVDMLVVDDNSPDGTGRLADELAAADPRIRVIHRPGKLGLGTATLAAMRYAIDNGYDYLQNMDADFSHPPRFLPGILAGMANHDVMIGSRYVKGGGTENWPLARLVISRTLNTLVRFLFRMPVLDASGAFRCYRVSKLKVAHLERTLSRGYSFQQEVLFRCHLVGSRLGEYPIIFENRREGKSKVNQKEAVRSIAMILWIGVNHFFGLEDYKAR, encoded by the coding sequence GTGGCTGCTCCCGCCGCTCCCCCGTCGTCGCCCCCTGGTCCCCCGGCCGCGCCGCGCATCCTCGTGTCGCTGGCCACGTACAACGAGCGCGGGAACCTCGCCCCGCTGATCGCGGAAATTCGCAAGTACGCGCCGAACGTGGACATGCTGGTCGTGGACGACAACTCGCCGGACGGCACCGGCCGGTTGGCCGACGAGCTGGCGGCGGCCGACCCGCGGATTCGTGTGATCCACCGCCCGGGCAAACTCGGGCTGGGGACGGCGACGCTGGCCGCCATGCGGTACGCGATCGACAACGGGTACGACTACCTGCAGAACATGGACGCCGATTTCAGCCACCCGCCCCGGTTCCTCCCGGGCATCCTGGCCGGCATGGCGAACCACGACGTGATGATCGGCTCGCGGTACGTGAAGGGCGGCGGGACCGAGAACTGGCCGCTCGCCCGACTGGTCATCAGCCGGACGCTGAACACGCTCGTCCGGTTCCTGTTCCGGATGCCGGTCCTGGACGCCAGCGGGGCGTTCCGGTGTTACCGGGTGAGCAAGCTGAAGGTCGCCCACCTGGAGCGGACCCTGAGCCGCGGGTACTCGTTCCAGCAAGAGGTGCTGTTCCGCTGCCACCTCGTCGGGAGTCGGCTGGGCGAATACCCGATCATTTTCGAGAACCGCCGCGAGGGCAAGTCGAAGGTCAACCAGAAGGAGGCGGTCCGGTCGATCGCCATGATCCTGTGGATCGGCGTCAATCACTTCTTCGGGCTGGAAGATTACAAGGCGCGGTAG
- a CDS encoding AAA family ATPase translates to MYLKSVVIRNIRSITKFKMDFEPEEYAGWHVLLGDNGSGKTSVIRSIALCIVGPQEAAALRQNWSDWLRMGEAKGSVHLVIDQDHALDRPGGSGRVSQHVYAEAALRLARSAKTGAVSLAVPKQLKHDPNGTVWGDGTGWFSASYGPFRRFAGGTKEYEKLFASNPRLASHLTAFGEDVALTEAVAWLQQLHVRHLEKPSEHNLVDDLKNFVNNGRLLPHGTELVDVNSAGVYFRDGTGATVQVEQLSDGYRSLLSMTFELVRQFVRTYGEDRVVRQIRKKNVQIDLPGVVLIDEIDAHLHPTWQRRIGQWFCRLFPKIQFIVTTHSPLICQAAERGSVWRLPVPGDGSAFSGRVTGTALKRLVYGDVSEAYSTKLFGLVSTRSDASRDRMKRLADLNQKSRMEGLTNKEEEELQELRREMPLAAGVEPGANGDEG, encoded by the coding sequence ATGTACCTGAAATCGGTCGTCATCAGAAACATCCGATCGATCACAAAATTCAAGATGGATTTTGAGCCGGAAGAATACGCCGGCTGGCACGTACTGTTGGGGGATAATGGGTCGGGAAAAACATCGGTCATTCGTTCGATCGCCCTCTGCATAGTCGGTCCACAAGAGGCCGCTGCACTGCGGCAGAATTGGTCGGATTGGCTGCGAATGGGTGAAGCGAAAGGCTCGGTCCACCTGGTCATCGACCAGGATCACGCGCTCGATCGCCCGGGCGGGTCGGGCCGCGTGTCCCAGCACGTTTACGCGGAAGCCGCGCTCCGGCTCGCGCGTTCGGCCAAAACGGGGGCGGTCTCGCTCGCCGTTCCCAAGCAACTCAAACACGACCCGAACGGCACCGTCTGGGGGGACGGTACCGGCTGGTTTTCCGCGTCGTATGGCCCGTTCCGGCGGTTCGCCGGGGGGACCAAGGAGTACGAAAAACTCTTCGCCTCCAACCCCCGACTGGCGTCCCACCTGACGGCCTTCGGGGAAGACGTGGCACTGACGGAAGCAGTCGCCTGGCTGCAACAACTTCACGTCCGCCATCTGGAGAAACCGTCCGAACACAATCTGGTGGACGACCTCAAGAACTTTGTCAACAACGGCCGTCTGCTGCCGCACGGAACGGAACTCGTTGACGTGAACTCGGCCGGCGTGTACTTCCGGGACGGAACGGGCGCGACCGTCCAGGTCGAGCAGTTGAGCGACGGCTACCGCTCGCTGCTCAGCATGACGTTTGAACTCGTCCGACAGTTCGTGCGCACCTACGGGGAGGACAGAGTCGTTCGTCAGATCCGCAAGAAAAACGTGCAGATCGATCTCCCCGGGGTCGTTCTGATCGACGAGATCGACGCCCACCTTCACCCCACCTGGCAGCGCCGGATCGGCCAGTGGTTCTGTCGGCTGTTCCCCAAAATTCAGTTCATCGTAACCACGCACAGCCCGCTGATTTGCCAGGCGGCAGAGAGAGGCAGCGTCTGGCGACTTCCGGTCCCCGGCGACGGCTCTGCGTTCTCCGGCCGCGTCACAGGTACGGCTCTCAAGCGGCTCGTTTACGGGGACGTGTCGGAAGCCTATAGCACGAAATTATTCGGTCTGGTCAGCACCCGATCGGACGCGAGCCGGGACAGGATGAAACGCCTCGCGGACTTGAATCAGAAGTCACGGATGGAAGGCTTGACCAATAAAGAGGAGGAAGAACTGCAAGAATTGCGGCGCGAAATGCCGCTGGCCGCTGGGGTCGAACCGGGAGCCAACGGGGATGAGGGATGA
- a CDS encoding DUF1501 domain-containing protein, whose protein sequence is MHPLIDHQRHVTRRELFGRTATGIGTAALAALLAKDGAAAEANPAGGLPDLPHFAPKAKRVIYLFQNGAPTHVDLFDYKPKIKELHGKPVPESFVAGKRFSTMTGAPQGKLMLAPVEPFKQHGKSGAWVSNFLPHTAKIADDLCFVKSMHTEAVNHAPGITFFLTGSELPGRPAMGAWLTYGLGSMNENFPAYVVMTSISKGTSCGQIFYDFYWGKGFLPSRYQGVKFRGSTEPVLYLTNPDGVSREVRRGMLDDLAKLNEVKLRDFGDPEIATRISQYEMAYKMQASVPDLTDFGKEKKDVLDSYGPSVKEPGTFAYNCLMARRLVERGVRFVQLMHAGWDQHNSLTTELYNQCRDTDQPSAALVQDLKRLGLLDDTLVVWGGEFGRTPFIQGNLADRPRWGRDHHPYAFTVWMAGGGIKPGISYGASDDLAMSAVTDPVHVHDFQATLLHLLGVDHERLTFKFQGRHFRLTDVHGKVVKGILA, encoded by the coding sequence ATGCACCCGCTCATCGACCACCAGCGCCACGTCACCCGCCGCGAGCTGTTCGGCCGCACGGCCACCGGCATCGGCACGGCCGCCCTCGCCGCGCTGCTCGCGAAAGACGGGGCCGCCGCGGAGGCGAACCCGGCCGGTGGGCTGCCAGACCTGCCGCACTTCGCGCCGAAGGCCAAGCGGGTGATCTACCTGTTCCAAAACGGCGCGCCGACGCACGTCGACCTGTTCGATTACAAGCCGAAGATCAAGGAGTTGCACGGCAAGCCGGTGCCCGAGTCGTTCGTCGCGGGCAAGCGATTCAGCACGATGACCGGCGCGCCGCAGGGCAAGCTCATGCTCGCCCCGGTCGAGCCGTTCAAGCAGCACGGCAAGTCCGGCGCGTGGGTCAGCAACTTCCTGCCGCACACGGCCAAGATCGCGGACGACCTCTGCTTCGTGAAGTCGATGCACACCGAGGCGGTGAACCACGCCCCCGGCATCACCTTTTTCCTCACGGGCTCGGAACTCCCCGGCCGGCCGGCAATGGGCGCGTGGCTGACCTACGGCCTCGGGTCGATGAACGAGAACTTCCCGGCTTACGTCGTCATGACGTCGATCAGCAAGGGGACCAGCTGCGGGCAGATCTTTTACGACTTCTACTGGGGGAAAGGGTTCCTGCCGAGCCGGTACCAGGGCGTGAAGTTCCGCGGCAGCACCGAGCCGGTCCTCTACCTGACCAACCCGGACGGCGTCAGTCGCGAGGTCCGCCGCGGGATGCTAGACGATCTCGCCAAGTTAAACGAGGTCAAGCTCCGCGACTTCGGCGACCCCGAGATCGCGACCCGCATCTCCCAGTACGAGATGGCGTACAAGATGCAGGCGTCGGTCCCCGACCTGACCGACTTCGGCAAGGAAAAGAAAGACGTCCTCGACAGCTACGGCCCGTCGGTGAAGGAACCGGGGACGTTCGCGTACAACTGCCTGATGGCCCGCCGGCTGGTCGAACGAGGGGTGCGGTTCGTCCAGCTCATGCACGCCGGGTGGGACCAGCACAACAGTCTGACCACCGAACTGTACAACCAGTGCCGCGACACCGACCAGCCGTCGGCCGCGCTGGTGCAAGACTTGAAGCGGCTCGGCCTGCTCGACGACACGCTCGTGGTCTGGGGCGGCGAGTTCGGCCGGACGCCGTTCATCCAGGGCAACCTGGCCGACCGCCCGCGGTGGGGCCGCGACCACCACCCCTACGCGTTCACCGTCTGGATGGCCGGCGGCGGGATCAAGCCGGGTATCAGCTACGGCGCGTCCGACGACCTGGCCATGAGCGCGGTCACCGACCCGGTCCACGTCCACGACTTCCAGGCGACCCTCCTACACCTACTCGGCGTCGACCACGAGCGGCTGACGTTCAAGTTCCAGGGCCGCCACTTCCGCCTGACCGACGTCCACGGCAAGGTGGTGAAGGGAATTCTGGCGTGA